The DNA sequence TGATAAAAATGTTTTATCTTTAAAATAATAGTGAACTTGAGCTGATTTATTTTTATCTGTCCAAAATATTTTAATTTTTTTAGTATTTGGATCATATCTAAACTTAGCTATACTATAGTTTCCTAGACCTCGTATATTTAATTCTTCTTTATCCCAAGGTATTATATTTTTGTTTTTATCTGTATTATTTAAAGCAATTTTCTTATCTTCAAATTTCATTATGTCACTACTATATAATTTATTTTTATCTGTATTATTTGCAAATGCGCTTTCTACAAATATAGTTTGAATTGATAAAGTCCCTGCTATTACTAAAATAATTTTCCTTTTGTTCATCTTACATACTCCTCTATGTATTTACTTTTTTTATTGTATTATGTCTCATTTAAATTACTATTTTAAAAATTCAGTTGTAAAATCTAGTCAATTTAATTTTATTTATTTTGTTATATGTATCTTTAATATTTTAAATATTTGACTTTATCAATAATAAGTTTGCAAAAACTTATTTTATTTAGTTAACGAATAAAAAACAAAAAAATTTCCTAATTTTAACTCTTTACTATAATCGTCTCTTTTTTAATTTTCTTTACTTTTTCCATTGATCTTATGTAATTTTATATAAATTAATAAAAAAATAAAAAGTATCGTGTCTAACGATACTTTTTATTTTTACAGTCATTATCTATTCCACCTATTTATATTATCAATAATAAAATACCTCATATCTATTTCTACCCTTGTTTTTAGCACTATAAAGTGCCTTATCTGCATTATCTATCATTTTATATATTCCTTCATTTTGAGAAAATTCATTTGTATATATACCAATACTAACTGTTAATATATCGCAAATCTCTGAGTATTTATGTTCTATTTGCTTTCCCCTTATACTTTCTTGTATCTTTTCAGCTATAACTTTTGCATTATCAATCGATACTTCTGGTAAAATTAAAACCATCTCTTCTCCACCATATCTTATAACTATACCTTGATCTTTAATACTGTTTTTTAAAGAGTTTGAAACTTCTTTTATTATTTCATCACCTTTAATATGCCCATAATTGTCATTATATTTTTTAAAATAGTCAATATCAATTAATATTATAGATACTTTTTTATGATCAAAATTTTTCTTGTTTTTTTCTATATAATAATCTAAATATTTTCTATTGTATAAGTTAGTCATTCCATCAATAAAATTTGACTTTTTAAGAAGCTTTATAACCTTCATTCTCGAGATTAAAATTAGTAGCAATATAATGATACTAAATATTAAAATTAACATATTAATTTTACGCTGTTGTTCTTTACTTTTTAGTTCATCTCTTTCATATAATTGAGTTGCATATTTCATATAATCTTTTTTAAATTGAATTTCAAGTTTATCTCTTTCATCCATTAGAGCTTTATTATATTTAATATAATTATCTAAATCATTTTTATTTTTATATATTTCTATAATAGATTTATATATATGCATTTCTAAACCTAGTCCATTTTGGATTGATTGTTGTAAGGTATAATTAAATATATCTAGTGATTTATCATATTTCTTTTGTTCTTTATAAAATTCTGCATAAGAAATATTTATAAATACTTCTTTATTTAAAGAAAATTCGATTTTATCATTTTTTAATAACTCTAAACTTCTATTTAAAAGTTGTTGTGCCTTTTTAAAATCATGTTTATAGATATATGCTAAAGCTAAATTATTATAGATAAGCATTTCAATATCATCCCTTGAGTCTTTATCTATATAATCTAATAAGCTATAAATCTTTTTAGAAAGATTTATAGCTTCATCATACTTATTAATTTCTATATATGAACTTATCTTATTTATATATGCCATCGATTTAGTCATAGCATTTTCAGTTTTATTCTCTATTTCTAGTCCAATTGCCTTATCATAATATTGTATAGCCATTTGGTAATCTTCTAAAATATAGTTTATATCTCCTATATTTGTAAAAACTTTTGATTTATGTATATTTACATTCCTTATATTTTTATTTGAATCCAATATTTTTATTAAATGTAAGTATTGATATATTGATTCTGAATATCTATAATCTAGGCTATATAAAAAACCTAGATTTCTAATTAAATTAATTTTACATTCATCATTTAAATCTCTAGTTTCTTGCAAATATGTATTTAAAATATTAATACTTGAATTTATTGTATCTTTATTCTTGATTAATGTGCTTATATTATCCCATATTATTTTGTTATCATTTTTATATTTTTTATCCCTTCCTATTTGTTTAAAAGCCATTTTACAATTTTCAATTAAATCATCATACTTATTTTCATGTATAAGTGATTTATTCAATAAAATATATGTATATATCTTTATGAAACTTGAATTTGTTTCTAAAATTTTATTCTTAGCTTGTTCAAAATTTTTAGACGCACTTTTATAGTCTTTATTAATATAATCTATATATCCTAATATAAAATAATACTGTGTATCCTTGTCTGTTTTGTTAATAAGTTTAGTAATTTCTCCAATATTCTTTTTATCAAAACTTTGATTATTGTATGTTTTTTCTATTTCCATCACAATGTTTTCTTTGTATAAAATTTCATCCTTTTTAAATTTTGATTTATTGTATAAATTAAAAAAATATATAGTAAAAATAATACTCATAAAAAATAGAATGGTTTTTCTTTTTTTATTTAAGTTTTTTATTCTAATCATATTAATGTCCCCTTTTGATATTATATTTTTAATTTATATAAAAATAAGCTTGTATACTTTTGTGAATTTTCATATTTTTTATCATATTATGATTATTTATATTAAATAATATCATACAAACCAGTATAGCTCTACCTATCTTGTACTTTATAACTATTATTCTTTAAAATAAGTTGATCCATTTATAAATATAAAAATAGTTAATCCAGTTTAATAAAATTTTAAAAAGATACGAATTCAAAATACATGATGATAGAAATTTTGATACATAACTTTTTCTAATTAAAAAAGCTGACTACTATATTTAATAGTAATCAGCTTTTTAACTAATTTGTATTACTTTAAGATAAAGTTTAAATTATAATTTACTAAAGTATATTTTGTATATCTGATATTATTAAATCTTCTTTTAGATGATAGCGCTCATATAATTCATCTAAAGATATACTATCTGTAAATTCTTTTTTGGCTCCAAAGTTTAAAACCTTAATATCTTTATCTGAATAGAATCTTGAAATCTTTTCTCCAAATCCTCCATCAAGAATTCCATCTTCTAACGTAATTACAACCTTATGATTAGATAATAAATCATTTAATAATTCTTCATCTACTCCAGTTATAAATCTAGGATTTATTAATGTTGCATTTATTCCTGTTACTTCTTTTAATCTCTCTTGAACTCGCTTACCTAGATGATAAAAAGATCCAAGTCCAATTATTGCTACTTCACTTCCATCTTCAACCTTTTCATATTTGTTTAAATCATCAAAATTAGGTTCAATTTTAACTCCAGTTGAT is a window from the Paraclostridium sordellii genome containing:
- a CDS encoding tetratricopeptide repeat-containing diguanylate cyclase translates to MIRIKNLNKKRKTILFFMSIIFTIYFFNLYNKSKFKKDEILYKENIVMEIEKTYNNQSFDKKNIGEITKLINKTDKDTQYYFILGYIDYINKDYKSASKNFEQAKNKILETNSSFIKIYTYILLNKSLIHENKYDDLIENCKMAFKQIGRDKKYKNDNKIIWDNISTLIKNKDTINSSINILNTYLQETRDLNDECKINLIRNLGFLYSLDYRYSESIYQYLHLIKILDSNKNIRNVNIHKSKVFTNIGDINYILEDYQMAIQYYDKAIGLEIENKTENAMTKSMAYINKISSYIEINKYDEAINLSKKIYSLLDYIDKDSRDDIEMLIYNNLALAYIYKHDFKKAQQLLNRSLELLKNDKIEFSLNKEVFINISYAEFYKEQKKYDKSLDIFNYTLQQSIQNGLGLEMHIYKSIIEIYKNKNDLDNYIKYNKALMDERDKLEIQFKKDYMKYATQLYERDELKSKEQQRKINMLILIFSIIILLLILISRMKVIKLLKKSNFIDGMTNLYNRKYLDYYIEKNKKNFDHKKVSIILIDIDYFKKYNDNYGHIKGDEIIKEVSNSLKNSIKDQGIVIRYGGEEMVLILPEVSIDNAKVIAEKIQESIRGKQIEHKYSEICDILTVSIGIYTNEFSQNEGIYKMIDNADKALYSAKNKGRNRYEVFYY